In the Anguilla anguilla isolate fAngAng1 chromosome 7, fAngAng1.pri, whole genome shotgun sequence genome, one interval contains:
- the spam1 gene encoding hyaluronidase PH-20, with product MDQVIQTRRGSALLSSALTFYLLGALSHALPHPPTAPPLYEGLPFIVVWNIPTIACRKHAVPLDTSPFRAVTTPAKVPGQPLMLFYSNRLGLYPHVNAATKQKLYGGIPQRGNLTASLAKAQTDIAHYITSESDPGMAVIDWEDWRPLWERNWGSKRIYRILSIIHARQKHPFMSSSQTIAAAKSQFQDAARNYMAATLGLGVRQRPRYLWGFYLFPNCYNYGWAEPGYTGRCPAEAQSQNDELLWLWESSTALYPSVYLLSSLGGSGSAALYVRNRVQEAMRVAVLPKRPFTAPVYVYTRPVFPDQNKSFLSTGDLVSTIGESAAVGASGSVLWGASADYNDKTSCEALSNYLTSTLNPYIANVTAAAKLCSRSLCQGNGRCVRKNYDSSDYLHLNPRTFTIIRYKMSYVAIGRLTVSDLSVFGKKFTCQCYAGRDCSPKLSTLLSRTPLVIHL from the exons ATGGACCAGGTCATCCAGACGAGGAGAGGCAGTGCTCTGCTGTCGTCCGCCCTCACCTTCTACCTGCTGGGGGCCCTAAGCcacgccctgccccaccctccgACCGCTCCCCCTCTTTACGAAGGCCTGCCCTTCATCGTGGTGTGGAACATACCCACGATCGCTTGCCGAAAGCACGCCGTTCCCCTGGACACCTCCCCGTTCCGGGCGGTGACCACGCCTGCCAAGGTGCCCGGGCAGCCCCTCATGCTGTTCTACTCGAACCGGCTGGGGCTGTACCCGCACGTGAACGCGGCCACCAAGCAGAAGCTCTACGGGGGCATCCCGCAGAGAGGCAACCTGACGGCCAGCCTGGCCAAGGCCCAGACCGACATCGCCCATTACATCACCTCCGAGTCCGACCCCGGGATGGCCGTCATCGACTGGGAGGACTGGCGCCCCCTGTGGGAGAGGAACTGGGGTTCCAAGAGGATCTACCGCATCTTGTCCATCATCCACGCCCGTCAGAAACACCCCTTCATGTCCTCTAGTCAAACCATTGCCGCGGCGAAGAGTCAGTTCCAGGACGCCGCTCGGAACTACATGGCAGCGAccctggggctgggggtgaggCAGAGGCCCCGGTACCTGTGGGGCTTCTACCTGTTCCCCAATTGCTACAACTACGGGTGGGCGGAGCCCGGCTACACCGGGAGGTGCCCCGCGGAGGcgcagagccaaaatgatgagCTGCTGTGGCTGTGGGAGTCGAGCACTGCCCTCTACCCGTCCGTCTACCTGCTGTCCTCCCTGGGAGGGAGCGGCAGCGCTGCCCTGTACGTCCGTAACCGCGTCCAGGAGGCCATGAGAGTGGCCGTGTTACCCAAGAGGCCCTTCACCGCCCCTGTCTACGTCTACACCCGTCCGGTCTTCCCTGACCAGAACAAGAGCTTCCTCAGCACG GGGGACCTGGTCAGCACCATCGGGGAGTCGGCGGCAGTGGGGGCCTCCGGCTCAGTGCTGTGGGGGGCCAGCGCAGACTACAACGACAAG ACTTCATGTGAAGCCCTGTCCAATTACCTAACATCCACCCTCAACCCATACATTGCCAACGTGACGGCGGCGGCCAAGCTGTGCAGCCGCTCGCTCTGCCAGGGCAACGGCCGCTGCGTGCGGAAGAACTACGACTCCAGTGACTACCTGCACCTGAACCCTCGAACCTTCACCATCATCAGGTACAAGATGAGTTATGTGGCCATCGGCAGGCTCACCGTCTCTGACCTGAGCGTCTTCGGCAAAAAGTTCACCTGTCAGTGCTACGCTGGTCGGGACTGCTCCCCCAAACTATCCACCCTGCTTTCCAGGACCCCGCTAGTCATTCACTTGTAG
- the LOC118232068 gene encoding hyaluronidase-5-like — translation MLCINGLSLRECLVFLVLINLCESLPKTAPPLKPNFPFAFMWNAPTELCESRFGISLDLTYIQLVSSTLKTATNQSITIFYTDRFGIFPYVDEDTGEAYSEGLPQLINFKEHRELAEDNITFYIPPDQPGLAILDFEEWRPQWARNWGTKDIYREISVETVMQKYLFLSYDEAEDIAKRVFEAAAKKYFLKSVNLGKTLRPKRLWGYYLYPDCYNYDYNQDMNGYTGQCPAIEQERNDELLWLWKESTALYPSIYLELILKDTRQAALFVRHRMQESMRVSMLPNKDYSIPIYAYIRIVYKDSDEDYLSKADLVSTIGEAAALGAAGVVCWGDMNVTETEDSCSAVQRYLEKTLNPYILNVTTAARLCSTALCNNNGRCVRKKWGRRDYLHLDPSRYRIKWSITGELSVKGHLSQEDIDWFEERFNCLCYTGDPCYSPVTLNEVSNNINGRGVPLYQETLAFLLTLACLFVLSWQV, via the exons atgttatgcATTAATGGACTGAGTTTAAGGGAATGCCTCGTTTTCCTGGTTCTGATCAACCTCTGTGAATCACTGCCGAAGACTGCTCCACCTCTGAAGCCCAATTTTCCTTTTGCTTTCATGTGGAATGCTCCAACTGAGCTCTGTGAGAGCAGATTTGGGATCAGCCTGGACCTGACATACATTCAGCTTGTGAGCAGCACCTTGAAGACAGCAACCAACCAAAGCATCACCATTTTCTACACAGACAGATTTGGCATATTCCCCTATGTGGATGAAGACACCGGAGAGGCATACAGCGAGGGACTCCCTCAGCTCATAAATTTCAAAGAGCATCGTGAACTAGCTGAAGATAACATAACCTTCTATATCCCTCCTGACCAACCCGGTCTTGCTATCCTGGATTTTGAGGAGTGGAGACCACAGTGGGCACGAAACTGGGGCACCAAGGACATCTACCGGGAGATATCAGTTGAAACTGTCATGCAGAAgtatctcttcctctcttacgATGAGGCAGAAGATATTGCCAAAAGAGTGTTCGAAGCGGCGgccaaaaagtattttttgaaATCTGTGAATCTGGGAAAAACACTTCGTCCAAAGCGGTTGTGGGGTTACTACCTATATCCAGACTGCTATAACTATGATTACAACCAGGACATGAATGGCTATACTGGTCAGTGCCCTGCGATTGAACAGGAGAGAAATGATGAGTTGCTCTGGCTTTGGAAGGAGTCCACAGCTCTGTACCCCTCCATATATCTGGAGCTTATACTGAAAGACACCCGTCAGGCAGCTCTCTTTGTTCGTCATCGTATGCAGGAGTCAATGAGAGTCTCTATGCTGCCAAATAAGGACTACTCTATACCCATCTATGCCTACATTCGTATTGTGTACAAAGACAGTGATGAAGACTACTTGTCTAAG GCGGACCTGGTCAGTACTATCGGGGAGGCTGCTGCTTTAGGAGCTGCTGGCGTCGTGTGCTGGGGAGACATGAATGTCACGGAGACTgag GACTCCTGCTCCGCTGTTCAACGGTATTTGGAGAAAACGCTGAACCCTTACATCTTGAACGTCACTACGGCGGCGAGGCTGTGTAGTACCGCCCTGTGTAATAACAACGGGCGATGTGTAAGGAAGAAATGGGGCCGCAGAGATTACCTGCACCTCGACCCGTCCAGGTACCGGATCAAGTGGTCAATAACCGGTGAACTCTCGGTGAAGGGACATCTGTCTCAGGAAGACATTGACTGGTTTGAGGAGAGGTTCAACTGCCTGTGCTACACCGGTGATCCTTGTTACTCACCTGTCACTTTGAACGAAGTGTCAAACAATATCAATGGTAGAGGTGTTCCCCTCTACCAGGAGACACTGGCCTTTCTGTTGACCTTAGCATGTCTGTTTGTCTTATCATGGCAAGTGTAG
- the LOC118231864 gene encoding hyaluronidase-5-like produces the protein MLCINGLNLRQCLVFLVLINLCGSLPKTAPPLKPDFPFAFMWNVPTELCERKFGISLDLTYIQLVSSTLKTATNQSITIFYTDRFGIFPYIDEDTGEAHSEGLPQLINFKEHGELAEDDITFYIPSDQPGLAVLDFEEWRPQWVRNWGTKDIYRQTSIEMITQRHLFLSHNEAEDIAKRVFEAAAKKYFLKSLNLGKTLRPKRLWGYYLYPDCYNYDYNKDMNGYTGQCPAIEKKRNDELLWLWKESTALYPSIYLELALKDTNQAALFVRHRMQESMRVSMLPNKDYAIPIYAYIRIVYKDGDEDYLSKPDLVRTIGEAAALGAAGVVCWGDMKVTETKATCSAAQRYLEKTLNPYLLNVTTAAKLCSTALCNNNGRCVRKKWDQSDYLHLDPSRYRIKWSITGELSVKGRLSQEDVDWFDKRFDCLCYTDDPCYSPTNLNKESNFR, from the exons ATGTTGTGTATTAATGGGCTAAATTTAAGGCAATGCCTCGTTTTCCTGGTTCTGATCAACCTTTGTGGATCACTGCCGAAGACTGCTCCACCTCTGAAGCCAGATTTTCCTTTTGCTTTCATGTGGAATGTTCCAACTGAGCTCTGTGAGAGAAAATTTGGGATCAGCCTGGACCTGACATACATTCAGCTTGTGAGCAGCACCTTGAAGACAGCAACCAACCAAAGTATCACCATTTTCTACACAGATAGATTTGGCATATTCCCCTACATAGATGAAGACACCGGAGAGGCACACAGCGAGGGACTCCCTCAGCTCATAAATTTCAAAGAACATGGTGAACTAGCTGAAGATGACATAACCTTCTATATCCCTTCTGACCAACCTGGCCTTGCTGTCCTGGATTTTGAAGAGTGGAGACCACAGTGGGTACGAAACTGGGGCACCAAGGACATCTACAGGCAGACGTCAATCGAAATGATTACACAGAggcatctctttctctctcacaacGAAGCAGAAGATATTGCCAAAAGAGTGTTCGAAGCGGCGgccaaaaagtattttttgaaATCCTTGAATCTGGGAAAAACACTTCGTCCAAAGCGTTTGTGGGGTTACTACCTATACCCAGACTGCTATAACTATGATTACAATAAGGACATGAATGGCTATACTGGTCAGTGCCCTGCGATTGAGAAGAAGAGAAATGATGAGTTGCTCTGGCTTTGGAAGGAGTCCACAGCTTTGTACCCCTCCATATACCTGGAGCTTGCGCTGAAAGACACCAATCAGGCAGCTCTCTTTGTTCGTCATCGTATGCAGGAGTCAATGAGAGTCTCCATGCTGCCAAATAAGGACTACGCAATACCCATCTATGCCTACATTCGTATTGTGTACAAAGACGGTGATGAAGACTACTTGTCTAAG CCGGACCTGGTGCGTACTATCGGGGAGGCTGCTGCTTTAGGAGCCGCTGGCGTTGTGTGCTGGGGAGATATGAAGGTCACGGAGACCAAG GCCACCTGCTCCGCTGCTCAACGCTATTTGGAGAAAACGCTGAACCCTTACCTCTTGAACGTCACTACGGCGGCGAAGCTGTGTAGTACCGCCCTGTGTAATAACAACGGGCGATGTGTAAGGAAGAAATGGGACCAGAGTGATTACCTGCATCTGGACCCGTCCAGGTACCGGATCAAGTGGTCAATAACCGGTGAACTGTCAGTGAAGGGACGTCTGTCTCAGGAAGACGTTGACTGGTTTGATAAGCGGTTCGACTGCCTGTGCTACACTGATGATCCTTGTTACTCACCTACAAATTTGAACAAAGAGTCCAACTTTAGATAA
- the LOC118232070 gene encoding transmembrane protein 229A, translating to MSCRRKDTESMRSIDGASPTSPKKRRQRDLSSSTGNASESMPSLPPWMRLYFYGMHGVTLDIILSSAHTFLQSNDLKLLGFSSPYSCILHSMTHFALEKIYSQKTIFQGRPVLFHCIIYPSVYIGLQILIGNTVALSSHIKSASVAQIAIHYIISLYYSQVFLKRFLHLQYHCPGQRTLAELIQELRSAHGLPGLVRFVFFGMHGLLDEVVFTSIFNLIEKSDRTLSGHTSLWSFLMYGSCSFVVEKLYLHLHFKRGWSTWKRLPIYVCFIYTWEFLWGLALRHYGACSWDYSHYPLNFMGLITLLYLPGWVCLSLYQDILSNVLLRVVCAQDSKSQGCGIDGRHTFKEKRIP from the coding sequence ATGTCATGTAGGCGGAAAGACACCGAGTCTATGCGCTCAATAGACGGCGCAAGTCCGACATCGCCGAAGAAGCGTCGGCAACGGGATCTGTCCAGCAGCACAGGAAACGCGAGCGAATCAATGCCAAGCCTGCCACCATGGATGCGCCTCTATTTCTACGGGATGCACGGAGTCACGTTGGATATCATTCTGTCATCGGCGCACACTTTCCTGCAAAGCAATGATCTGAAATTGCTGGGGTTCTCCTCCCCCTATAGCTGCATCCTCCATTCGATGACTCATTTCGCGCTGgagaaaatatattcacaaaaaactATCTTCCAAGGACGCCCTGTCCTTTTCCATTGCATAATCTACCCTTCTGTGTACATCGGTCTGCAGATATTGATCGGGAATACAGTTGCCTTATCCAGCCACATCAAAAGCGCGTCAGTAGCGCAGATTGCTATTCACTACATCATATCCCTCTACTATTCGCAAGTGTTTCTCAAGAGATTTTTGCACCTTCAGTACCACTGTCCAGGGCAACGTACCCTGGCGGAACTGATTCAAGAGCTGAGGTCTGCGCACGGACTGCCTGGCTTGGTGCGTTTCGTCTTCTTTGGAATGCATGGCCTTTTGGATGAGGTCGTATTCACCTCGATATTCAATCTGATTGAAAAATCTGACAGAACACTGAGCGGTCATACGTCTCTCTGGTCCTTCCTTATGTACGGAAGCTGCAGCTTTGTGGTGGAAAAGCTGTAcctgcatttgcatttcaagCGAGGATGGAGTACCTGGAAAAGGCTGCCGATCTACGTCTGTTTCATCTATACCTGGGAGTTCTTGTGGGGGCTGGCGCTGCGGCACTACGGCGCATGTTCGTGGGACTACTCCCACTATCCTTTGAATTTCATGGGTCTCATCACCCTTCTCTATCTACCTGGTTGGGTCTGTCTCAGTTTGTATCAAGATATATTGTCCAATGTCTTGCTACGTGTCGTGTGTGCACAAGACAGTAAGTCGCAAGGATGCGGAATCGATGGGCGCCATACCTTCAAAGAGAAACGTATACCCTAA